In Arcobacter sp. F155, the genomic window GTCCTCTTTTTTATTATAGTTCTTATCTCAAAATCTTTAAAAGTATCAATCTCAAAACTTATTCTAACCCCCTTATCATAAGAGTTATAATAATCAGACATATAGCTGGTTTCTAGCTTGCACTTTATATTTGAAGAAATAATATACTCATCAACCTTCAAGCTATATTCATCAATTTTCTCTACATCAAACTTTGTATTCCAAATTTGCTTAATGTTTGTATTCTCTTTAATATTCTTTATATTATCTATTACTATTATTTTATCATTTTCTAGTTTTATATCTCTTTCTTGAACTACTCCAAGCTCTTTTTTGTATGCATAATTCTCACCTAAAAAATGATTTTCATCAAAATAAATACATTTTGCTTTTGTCCAATTTGAATATCCAAAGTTCAATACTTGAGCCATCTGATTTGAATTATTTATCATCGCAGTATTATGACCAACTACTCCTATGAAATTATTTTTAAACTTTTTATCAGTGTTGTAGGAATACGACCCTGCATCACAAAATATATTCTTATTATCACTCCAAACATCAAGATGAAACATATCGTTTGAAGCGGGTCTATCTTTGTAGCTGTGGCATCTAAGAAAGCTAAAAAAGTTTTTGTTTTTTAATATGTAGTATCCACCATCATCAAATTTTATTTTTTTATTTAACTCTTTAATTTCTTTATCTTCTAAAAAAAAATATTCTACTAACTTTTTATTATCATCAAACAGACTACAACCTCTATTTACTACACTAGCAAAGTTTAAACTACTTCTAAAATCTCTATAGTTATCACCTGTTAGTGGAAATAAATTTGCTCCATCATTTGAACCATAATTTGGAAGCCATCCATTTTCTTGAATAAACGAGTTTAAAAACTCTATCATTTGTTGATGTCGTTGCTCTAGTTCTATTGGTAAGTTATAATTCATCTTTTTTGATACAACCATCACAAAAGAAAGTACATCTAAAGTAAGTCGTTGATAAATAAATGAATGCTGAATATATGAACCATCACTATATACTTGATATGATGTTTCTTTTAGTAAATACTTCAATCCTTTATTTATAAAATACTTTGATTCCTTAAATTGTGAGAATATAAGTCCACTTATAAAAAGTCCAGCAGCTTCACTTATAGAGTGATTATTTTTAACTGATTTTACAGCATAATCTATATTTGCATCTATTCTTAAAAGTGAAGTATAAATACTTTTTACTATTTTTTGTTCATCTTCTTTAGTAAAAAACTCTCTAAAATATTCAAGTGCATTTATCCAAGCAAATACTCTAAAACTTATTTCTTGACCACATTTATAATTAACACCTTGAGGATATGGATTTTTTTCTATCCAGTCTAATATCTGAGCTATGCATTGTTTAGCATATTTTTCATCTTTTGTAGTACTATAAGCATTTATATAATAATACACTTGAGGAAACCTAGAAGCTTCCCATATAAGCTTTATATCTCCATACTCTCCAAAGTCTGGCAATTTATTCCATGATAGTGTATTATTTGCCTTAACTTTTGATATAGGATTCATCTGCCAATTGACGTTTCCGTCTTCACTATAATCAAAATACTCATTTGAAAAAGCAAATATCTTACCCTCAATAGCATTATCTGCTTTTTGTATGAATGATTTTCTGTCTATAAAATCATTATTAATTAAACCAATTTTTTTATAGTAAAACTTTTCTATATTATAATTAGATACTTTTTTAAGTATCCTATCATTTACTTTATCAAAATAGTTTATCTTTCTTAGTATCTCATACTTTACTCTAAACACAAACCAATCAAACCCCATAAGCTTGATGTATTCATATATTGGTTTGATTTTATTTAATAAGCTCATTTAACTCATCTTCTAGTTCATTTATTTGAACCACTCTATTTTCTTCAAGTGATCGTACATGTGCAAATGTTGCAAGTGTAGTATTTACTAATGACTCAAAAGATATAAGATTTTCTTTTGAAGATTTGATACTCTGTACAAACCCTACCATCTCATCTTTGTGTCCTTTATCTTGATTCCATTTTTTCATACTACTTGCGCCATAAGCATTTACTTTTTTATAATTATCTAGCTCAAAAACTTTTCCTTCACAAAAAAGATTCATCTGCTCTTTTGGATATGATTTATTTCCATTTGCAAGATAACTAAGAGTTCCTATTGAGCCATCTCTAAATCTAAGATTTAATATTACATTATCATTTTTTATAGATAACTCTTTTTGGCTATTTAGTGCTACACTACTTACAGACTCAACTTCACTATTTGCTAAAAAGCTCATAGTATCTATGAAGTGACACCCCTCACCA contains:
- a CDS encoding heparinase II/III family protein, with product MSLLNKIKPIYEYIKLMGFDWFVFRVKYEILRKINYFDKVNDRILKKVSNYNIEKFYYKKIGLINNDFIDRKSFIQKADNAIEGKIFAFSNEYFDYSEDGNVNWQMNPISKVKANNTLSWNKLPDFGEYGDIKLIWEASRFPQVYYYINAYSTTKDEKYAKQCIAQILDWIEKNPYPQGVNYKCGQEISFRVFAWINALEYFREFFTKEDEQKIVKSIYTSLLRIDANIDYAVKSVKNNHSISEAAGLFISGLIFSQFKESKYFINKGLKYLLKETSYQVYSDGSYIQHSFIYQRLTLDVLSFVMVVSKKMNYNLPIELEQRHQQMIEFLNSFIQENGWLPNYGSNDGANLFPLTGDNYRDFRSSLNFASVVNRGCSLFDDNKKLVEYFFLEDKEIKELNKKIKFDDGGYYILKNKNFFSFLRCHSYKDRPASNDMFHLDVWSDNKNIFCDAGSYSYNTDKKFKNNFIGVVGHNTAMINNSNQMAQVLNFGYSNWTKAKCIYFDENHFLGENYAYKKELGVVQERDIKLENDKIIVIDNIKNIKENTNIKQIWNTKFDVEKIDEYSLKVDEYIISSNIKCKLETSYMSDYYNSYDKGVRISFEIDTFKDFEIRTIIKKRTNTICE